Proteins found in one Agaribacterium sp. ZY112 genomic segment:
- the mazG gene encoding nucleoside triphosphate pyrophosphohydrolase: protein MSYDINDLVYLMQRLRKPQTGCPWDLEQDFRSITASTLEEAYEVVDAIERDDIAHLKEELGDLLFQVIFYSQLASEQKHFNFNAVVDVLTQKLIRRHPHVFPNGTLSSERRPGDDKEAKIISERWDQIKEQERAQKGQQALLDDVPKALPSLPRAQKLQKRVAKAGMDFRTEQAALKNIYVELQELESELAGAREPEAIQDELGDVLFSVVNLARKLDLNAEQSLRVSNHKFEARIKAMEELMLISGQSFSSCSDDELDALWQHAKSHKAV, encoded by the coding sequence GTGAGTTACGATATTAATGACCTTGTCTACTTGATGCAGCGTCTGCGTAAGCCACAGACCGGTTGCCCTTGGGATTTAGAGCAGGATTTTCGTTCTATAACAGCAAGTACCTTAGAAGAGGCCTACGAGGTCGTTGATGCGATCGAGCGTGACGATATTGCCCATTTAAAAGAAGAGCTTGGCGACCTTTTATTTCAAGTGATTTTTTATAGCCAGCTTGCTAGCGAACAAAAGCATTTTAACTTTAATGCCGTTGTTGATGTACTCACGCAGAAATTGATTCGCCGTCACCCGCATGTATTTCCCAATGGCACCTTAAGCAGTGAGCGCCGCCCAGGTGATGATAAAGAAGCAAAGATCATTAGCGAACGTTGGGATCAAATTAAAGAGCAAGAGCGTGCGCAAAAAGGCCAGCAAGCACTGCTAGATGACGTGCCTAAAGCTTTACCGTCATTACCTCGTGCACAAAAACTGCAAAAGCGTGTTGCCAAAGCAGGCATGGATTTTCGCACGGAGCAAGCCGCGTTAAAGAATATTTACGTAGAGTTGCAAGAGTTGGAGTCTGAATTAGCTGGCGCTCGAGAGCCTGAAGCTATTCAAGATGAGCTTGGTGATGTGTTGTTTAGTGTCGTCAATCTTGCTCGTAAACTTGATTTAAATGCAGAACAGAGCTTACGTGTTTCGAACCATAAATTTGAAGCTCGGATTAAAGCCATGGAAGAGCTGATGCTGATATCGGGGCAGTCTTTTTCATCGTGCAGCGATGATGAACTTGACGCCTTGTGGCAGCACGCCAAGTCACACAAGGCCGTTTAA
- the dapD gene encoding 2,3,4,5-tetrahydropyridine-2,6-dicarboxylate N-succinyltransferase, with product MYALGFGVGTHNSQGEWLEVFYAQPLLTPSATIVEVLTSELAYKDGNQAIAIDTAKAQALATALNSAGESALASQLESMASSTRPLVVCALESDAAPSSVAEVYLKLQLLSHRLVLPHGTKLDGMFGLLPNVAWTNEGAIAIDELPTRQLQARIEGRTLSVDCVDKFPKMTDYVVPTGTRLADTSRIRLGAHIGEGTTVMHEGFVNFNAGTLGTSMVEGRISAGVVVGKGSDLGGGCSTMGTLSGGGNIVISVGEESLIGANAGIGIPLGDRCIVESGLYVTAGTKIALLDDQRNVVEHVKGRDLAGKHDLLFRRNSMTGTVECLSNKSAIALNDELHSNN from the coding sequence ATGTACGCACTCGGTTTTGGTGTCGGCACCCACAATAGTCAAGGCGAATGGCTTGAAGTTTTCTATGCTCAGCCTTTACTTACTCCTTCAGCGACCATAGTTGAGGTCCTTACCAGTGAACTGGCCTATAAAGACGGCAACCAAGCTATCGCGATTGACACAGCTAAGGCTCAAGCTTTGGCCACAGCCTTAAATAGTGCAGGTGAAAGCGCCTTGGCAAGCCAATTAGAAAGCATGGCTAGCAGCACTCGCCCGCTTGTTGTGTGTGCACTTGAAAGTGACGCAGCACCAAGTTCTGTAGCAGAAGTGTATTTGAAGCTTCAGCTATTAAGCCACCGTCTTGTCCTGCCTCACGGCACCAAGCTCGACGGTATGTTTGGTCTATTGCCTAACGTAGCGTGGACCAACGAAGGTGCCATCGCGATTGATGAACTACCTACTCGCCAGCTACAAGCACGTATCGAAGGCCGTACTTTAAGTGTCGACTGCGTTGATAAATTCCCGAAAATGACCGACTACGTTGTACCAACGGGTACGCGTTTGGCCGACACCTCACGTATTCGCCTTGGTGCACACATTGGTGAAGGCACCACGGTTATGCATGAAGGTTTTGTTAACTTCAACGCCGGTACCTTAGGCACCTCTATGGTCGAAGGCCGTATTTCGGCAGGGGTTGTTGTTGGTAAAGGCTCCGACCTAGGCGGTGGCTGTTCAACCATGGGCACCTTAAGCGGCGGCGGCAACATTGTTATTTCTGTTGGCGAAGAGAGCCTTATCGGTGCCAACGCAGGCATCGGTATTCCTCTCGGCGACCGCTGTATCGTAGAAAGCGGCCTCTATGTGACTGCCGGAACTAAGATTGCTCTGCTCGACGATCAGCGCAATGTCGTTGAGCACGTTAAAGGCCGTGATCTGGCCGGCAAGCATGACTTACTGTTCCGTCGTAACTCGATGACCGGCACCGTTGAATGTCTAAGCAATAAGAGCGCAATTGCTCTGAACGATGAGCTTCATAGTAATAACTAA
- a CDS encoding arsenate reductase: protein MNTLYGIPNCDTVKKARNWLEQQGIEYRFHDLRKDGISQNDIQVWLEALGPSTLVNKRSTTWKQLSEQEKLAAMSDKAAHLLETHPTLIKRPVLSSTAGLHVGFKADTYNTIFS from the coding sequence ATGAATACGCTTTACGGCATCCCTAATTGCGACACAGTCAAAAAAGCACGAAACTGGTTAGAGCAGCAAGGCATTGAATACCGCTTTCACGACCTGCGCAAAGACGGCATCAGCCAAAACGACATTCAGGTTTGGTTAGAGGCCTTGGGCCCAAGTACCTTAGTTAATAAACGCAGCACAACCTGGAAGCAACTTAGCGAACAAGAAAAGCTAGCTGCTATGAGCGATAAGGCTGCGCATTTATTAGAAACGCACCCCACCCTAATTAAGCGCCCTGTGCTATCTAGTACAGCGGGTTTGCATGTCGGCTTTAAAGCCGACACTTACAACACAATTTTTAGCTAA
- the cysM gene encoding cysteine synthase CysM, which produces MSSSFVSIEDCVGNTPLVRLQRLPGTENNDVLLKLEGNNPAGSVKDRPAMSMIARAESRGDITPGDSLIEATSGNTGIALAMAAAVKGYAMTLIMPDNATEERKASMKAYGAELILVSKEEGMEGARDLALQMQAEGKGRVLNQFGNSDNPLAHYEGTGPEIWQQSEGRITHFVSSMGTTGTIVGCSRYLKEQNPNIRIIGLQPDEGASIPGIRRWPEAYMPDIFSDEHIDEVSLVSQHLAEQTMRDLARKEGIFCGVSSGAAVATALSVAQQVSNAVIVAIVCDRGDRYLSSGLFN; this is translated from the coding sequence GTGTCTAGCTCTTTTGTAAGCATTGAAGACTGTGTTGGTAATACGCCCTTAGTGCGTTTACAGCGCTTGCCGGGTACGGAAAACAATGATGTGCTCTTGAAGCTTGAGGGGAATAACCCCGCAGGTTCAGTTAAAGACCGGCCTGCAATGTCGATGATTGCACGCGCTGAGTCTCGTGGTGATATTACACCCGGTGATAGTTTGATTGAGGCCACCAGTGGCAATACCGGTATTGCGTTAGCGATGGCTGCAGCGGTTAAAGGCTATGCGATGACGCTTATCATGCCTGACAATGCTACCGAGGAGCGAAAAGCTTCGATGAAAGCCTATGGTGCTGAACTTATCCTTGTTAGTAAAGAAGAGGGTATGGAAGGGGCCCGAGACCTAGCTTTGCAAATGCAAGCTGAAGGTAAAGGTCGAGTATTGAACCAATTTGGCAATAGTGACAACCCTCTTGCTCATTATGAAGGGACAGGGCCTGAAATTTGGCAGCAAAGTGAAGGTCGCATCACTCATTTTGTTAGCTCTATGGGGACAACAGGCACTATTGTCGGTTGTTCACGTTATTTAAAAGAGCAAAACCCAAATATACGCATTATTGGCTTACAGCCTGATGAGGGAGCAAGTATTCCGGGTATTCGGCGCTGGCCAGAAGCCTATATGCCAGACATCTTCAGTGATGAACATATCGATGAGGTCAGTCTTGTCAGTCAGCACCTAGCAGAGCAAACAATGCGTGATCTGGCTCGTAAAGAAGGTATCTTTTGTGGTGTGAGTTCTGGGGCCGCGGTTGCTACTGCCTTGAGTGTTGCTCAGCAAGTTTCGAATGCGGTGATTGTCGCTATTGTATGTGACCGAGGTGATCGCTACCTTTCGTCTGGGCTTTTTAATTGA
- a CDS encoding molybdenum cofactor biosynthesis protein MoaE: MIQVQREDFNLQSEYQKLQQSNVTGAVTMFCGLVRDFRSANGKSELFELQHYPGMTEKVLERIEAQAHKRWELLDSRIIHRVGPLAVDEQIVFIGVSSKHRADAFAACEFLIDLLKTEAPFWKKEGGQWVEARDSDAQRATRWMSDE; encoded by the coding sequence ATGATTCAAGTTCAACGCGAAGACTTTAACCTTCAAAGCGAATATCAAAAGCTGCAACAAAGTAATGTGACTGGCGCTGTGACTATGTTTTGCGGCTTAGTCCGTGACTTTCGCAGCGCCAACGGAAAAAGTGAGCTTTTTGAGTTACAGCACTACCCCGGCATGACCGAGAAGGTACTCGAGAGAATTGAAGCTCAAGCGCATAAACGCTGGGAACTACTCGATAGCCGTATCATCCACCGTGTAGGCCCACTTGCCGTTGACGAACAAATTGTCTTTATTGGCGTCAGCAGTAAACATCGCGCCGATGCCTTTGCTGCGTGTGAGTTTTTAATCGACTTATTAAAAACAGAAGCGCCATTCTGGAAAAAAGAAGGTGGGCAGTGGGTAGAAGCGCGTGACTCTGATGCCCAACGTGCCACTCGCTGGATGAGCGATGAATAG
- a CDS encoding type 1 pili tip component → MNIKDLVNLWQNSAKGQFTEESYTVNLTIEDAAKVSALMEMYPRRNKDQLISELLSAALSELEGSFPYVAGKEVAMLDELGDPIYKDTGPTPAFHALTQKHLQQAANN, encoded by the coding sequence ATGAACATTAAAGATCTTGTGAACTTGTGGCAAAATAGCGCAAAAGGACAGTTCACCGAAGAAAGCTATACCGTTAATTTAACAATAGAAGACGCAGCAAAAGTATCGGCGCTTATGGAGATGTATCCACGCCGCAATAAAGACCAGCTTATTAGTGAGCTCCTTTCAGCAGCCTTATCTGAACTCGAGGGAAGCTTCCCCTATGTCGCAGGTAAAGAAGTGGCAATGTTAGATGAGCTTGGCGACCCGATCTATAAAGACACCGGTCCAACGCCTGCATTTCATGCTCTAACCCAAAAACACCTACAACAAGCCGCCAATAATTAA
- the moaD gene encoding molybdopterin converting factor subunit 1 has protein sequence MNITILYFAKLAEKFGTGEEKLSLDTDSLNVSELVALLSERGDIWQELLNDKGTRCAVDQSIAQTEQSIYSGAEVAFFPPVTGG, from the coding sequence ATGAATATCACTATTTTGTACTTTGCCAAACTTGCTGAAAAATTTGGTACAGGCGAAGAAAAGTTAAGCTTAGATACGGACAGCCTCAATGTGAGCGAGCTGGTTGCTCTATTAAGTGAGCGTGGTGATATCTGGCAAGAGCTGCTTAACGACAAAGGCACACGCTGCGCCGTCGATCAAAGCATTGCCCAAACAGAGCAAAGCATATATAGCGGCGCAGAAGTCGCCTTTTTTCCACCTGTTACTGGCGGCTAA
- the dapE gene encoding succinyl-diaminopimelate desuccinylase, with the protein MSELSPTLELASELIRRQSVTPEDEGCQALMCERLEAIGFKVEHLRFDDVDNFWAVRGDGGPIFAFAGHTDVVPTGDESEWKHKPFDPVIDDGILYGRGAADMKGSLAAMVTACEEFVAKHPNHNGRIAFLITSDEEGVAINGTVKVVDWLETQNEKITWCLVGEPSSTNEVGDVIKNGRRGSLGCWMTVKGKQGHVAYPHLAANPIHKLAPALAEMAAETWDEGNDFFPATSFQVSNMNSGTGATNVIPGTVDLIFNFRFSTELTEAQLRERSEAIFDKHGLDYDCKWILSGHPFLTAEGKLVEAAVTAIKNQCGIETELSTAGGTSDGRFIAPTGAQVLELGPVNATIHQVNECVKAEDLDKLSLTYTQILEELLA; encoded by the coding sequence ATGAGTGAATTAAGCCCTACCCTAGAGCTCGCCAGTGAGCTAATCCGCCGCCAGAGTGTTACCCCCGAAGATGAAGGTTGTCAGGCATTGATGTGTGAGCGCCTTGAGGCCATCGGTTTTAAGGTTGAACATTTGCGCTTCGATGACGTTGATAACTTCTGGGCCGTACGCGGGGATGGGGGGCCAATTTTTGCATTTGCTGGGCATACCGATGTAGTGCCAACCGGTGACGAGAGCGAGTGGAAACACAAGCCCTTTGATCCTGTTATTGACGACGGCATACTCTACGGTCGCGGTGCGGCCGACATGAAAGGCAGCCTTGCAGCGATGGTCACAGCCTGTGAGGAGTTTGTTGCCAAACACCCCAATCACAATGGTCGCATTGCCTTTTTGATTACCAGCGATGAGGAAGGGGTTGCGATTAATGGCACCGTTAAAGTTGTTGATTGGCTTGAAACGCAAAATGAAAAAATCACCTGGTGCTTAGTCGGTGAGCCCTCATCGACTAATGAAGTGGGTGATGTGATTAAAAATGGCCGTCGTGGCTCCCTTGGCTGCTGGATGACTGTTAAAGGCAAGCAAGGTCATGTTGCCTACCCTCACTTGGCCGCCAACCCTATTCATAAGCTTGCACCGGCACTGGCTGAAATGGCGGCTGAAACCTGGGATGAAGGCAATGACTTTTTCCCAGCGACCAGTTTTCAGGTCAGTAATATGAACAGCGGCACCGGTGCCACCAATGTGATTCCGGGTACAGTCGACCTAATTTTTAACTTTCGTTTTTCTACCGAGTTAACAGAAGCCCAACTGCGCGAACGCAGCGAAGCAATATTTGATAAACACGGTCTCGATTACGACTGCAAGTGGATCCTAAGCGGGCACCCATTCTTAACCGCTGAAGGTAAACTGGTTGAAGCTGCGGTAACAGCGATTAAAAACCAGTGTGGTATCGAGACCGAACTGAGCACCGCAGGCGGTACTTCCGATGGCCGTTTTATTGCGCCGACAGGGGCTCAAGTACTTGAGCTAGGCCCAGTCAACGCAACGATTCATCAAGTGAATGAATGTGTGAAAGCTGAAGATTTGGATAAACTCAGCTTAACTTACACACAGATTCTCGAGGAACTGTTGGCATGA
- a CDS encoding ABC transporter substrate-binding protein → MAQPHPPLPYFTLVLIACFFACCHSYAATNKDIEKPVRKIQIAIQLSYNSERALFSSLIERFNQKQPHSQAIARYYRGDISNKVHKWINQKQGPDVIYWYSGKHIERLAARDQLKDLSAVWQQYQLHKLFDHAHVSAVSYQDKPYAVPVSYYSWAFYYRASSFEQFQLKPIDSWQNLIDNCKRMQQQGRHLIAMGNKSSWPLLAWFDYLDLRINGADFHKQLLSGQASWQGPETKKILQRWLELINAGCFNLKEHRNYKVSSTLPFLYHRRAAMILAGGYVVGNLTPALKYDFRISAFPTIESTQPTYSIAPIDSFVVPSYATLDSELAELLQYLAEIDFQLHLNEPSSRLPANRYARLELNNPLQSEAIVMLENSGSMQFFSRESHPELALIIADALRDFLDHRNIEKCQQAMQAGFDKFKQQQPYYGLPGELPPLHEAQ, encoded by the coding sequence ATGGCTCAACCCCACCCACCATTACCTTATTTTACACTCGTTTTAATAGCGTGTTTTTTTGCTTGCTGTCACTCCTACGCAGCGACTAATAAGGATATTGAAAAACCCGTACGCAAGATCCAAATAGCCATCCAGCTTAGCTATAACTCAGAAAGAGCGCTGTTCTCATCCCTTATCGAGCGCTTTAACCAAAAGCAGCCCCACAGCCAAGCGATAGCCCGATACTATCGAGGGGATATCAGTAACAAAGTGCATAAATGGATAAACCAAAAGCAAGGGCCTGATGTCATTTATTGGTACAGTGGCAAGCATATTGAGCGGCTAGCTGCACGCGATCAGCTCAAGGACCTCAGCGCAGTATGGCAACAATATCAACTTCATAAACTATTCGATCACGCTCATGTTTCTGCGGTGAGCTATCAAGACAAACCTTATGCGGTGCCTGTATCGTATTACAGCTGGGCCTTCTATTATCGGGCTTCAAGCTTCGAGCAGTTCCAACTAAAGCCCATTGATAGCTGGCAAAATCTGATCGACAACTGCAAGAGAATGCAGCAACAAGGGCGCCACCTTATCGCCATGGGCAATAAATCCAGCTGGCCCTTATTGGCCTGGTTCGATTACTTAGATTTGCGTATTAACGGTGCCGATTTCCACAAACAATTACTCAGCGGTCAGGCTAGCTGGCAGGGGCCCGAAACAAAAAAAATACTACAACGCTGGCTCGAACTCATTAACGCAGGCTGCTTCAATTTAAAGGAGCACCGTAACTACAAAGTCAGCAGTACCCTACCTTTTCTCTACCACCGACGTGCAGCAATGATCCTAGCCGGCGGTTACGTTGTCGGCAATCTAACTCCGGCATTAAAATACGACTTCCGCATTAGTGCCTTTCCAACTATAGAAAGTACGCAGCCGACTTACAGCATTGCACCTATCGACTCCTTTGTTGTACCAAGTTACGCCACGCTTGACTCCGAGCTAGCAGAGCTTCTGCAGTACTTAGCTGAAATCGATTTTCAACTGCACCTAAACGAACCCTCCTCGCGCTTGCCTGCAAACCGCTATGCTCGCCTAGAACTCAACAACCCCCTACAAAGCGAAGCCATTGTGATGTTAGAGAACTCGGGCAGCATGCAATTTTTCAGTCGGGAAAGCCATCCCGAGCTCGCTTTAATCATCGCCGATGCCCTACGAGACTTCCTCGATCATAGAAACATCGAAAAATGCCAACAGGCAATGCAAGCGGGCTTCGACAAGTTTAAGCAGCAACAACCTTATTATGGCCTGCCTGGAGAACTGCCCCCGCTGCACGAAGCACAGTAA
- the moaC gene encoding cyclic pyranopterin monophosphate synthase MoaC encodes MSEFTHLNERGEAHMVDISDKAPSKRIAVATSTIELGNEAFTLLMEGKHKKGDVFAVARIAGIQAAKRCSDLIPLCHPLMLSKVSVDFEKDAETQTITAIARCELEGKTGVEMEALTAASVATLTIYDMCKAVDKGMRIVATELQEKHGGKSGQWLRK; translated from the coding sequence ATGAGTGAGTTCACCCATCTTAATGAGCGCGGCGAAGCACACATGGTCGACATCAGCGACAAGGCACCCAGTAAGCGCATTGCCGTCGCGACCAGCACCATAGAACTTGGCAATGAGGCCTTTACTCTATTGATGGAAGGCAAGCATAAAAAAGGCGACGTCTTTGCTGTTGCTCGCATTGCAGGAATTCAAGCGGCCAAACGCTGCAGCGACCTGATTCCTTTATGCCATCCACTTATGCTTAGCAAGGTCAGTGTCGATTTCGAAAAAGACGCAGAAACACAAACAATTACCGCCATTGCTCGCTGTGAGCTTGAAGGTAAAACAGGGGTTGAAATGGAAGCCCTTACAGCCGCCTCTGTTGCAACTTTAACCATCTACGATATGTGCAAAGCTGTCGACAAAGGTATGCGCATTGTTGCCACAGAGCTGCAAGAAAAACACGGCGGTAAAAGCGGCCAGTGGTTGCGTAAATAA
- the relA gene encoding GTP diphosphokinase, translated as MVKVKQNSLQSADDIDIHSWVQEQLVIAGSVQPEKDAPLLVKACEFAKACEVNEGDPETSWGEGNTSFLAGLHMAELLADMHLDGEAMVASILYRSVREAKVDEQLVLEQFGEGVITLINGVRRMAAITGLSSHSQDQVFGRDRDEQADKLRKLLVAIVDDVRIALIKLVERTCAMRSVKNADAERRKKVAREVSDIYAPLAHRLGIGQIKWELEDLAFRYLQPFDYKYIAKLLDEKRLDREGYIERVVELIRSKLAEDGIEADVSGRPKHIYSIWRKMKRKNVSFAEIYDIRAVRVLVNTERDCYGALGIVHALWRHIPHEMDDYIANTKDNGYRSLHTAVHGPENRVLEIQIRTHTMHDEAEYGVCSHWRYKKTDDEDSEAGYEQKIAWLRQVIEWQESDIGVAWEDQLPKGIEQDRIYVFTPEGHVIDLPPRATAVDFAFRIHTDVGLRCRGAKVNGRIVPLNHSLNTADQVEILTANRENPSRDWLNSHLGYITTSKARNRLQHWFKQQDRDQNIADGRSLLDHEFKRLALENFDFDALAKSLNLKGLDDLYAAVGVADLGVEKVIDAAHRMLNRDKQQEPVVSIVGKASDTNSGADIYIDGVGNLLSYIAQCCKPVPGERISGYITLGRGVSIHRQDCSNLLRHLQEEPERVIAVDWAEAPKETYSALIEIEAFDRHGLLRDITTLLDRERINVSAMQTFSNKKKHTVDMILTIEVSDLQGLSRILAKVSQLPNVWSVRRKD; from the coding sequence ATGGTTAAAGTAAAACAAAATAGCCTTCAGTCTGCTGACGACATTGATATTCATAGTTGGGTGCAAGAGCAGCTTGTGATTGCCGGTTCCGTGCAGCCGGAAAAAGATGCGCCATTACTTGTTAAAGCCTGTGAGTTTGCCAAAGCCTGTGAGGTCAACGAGGGTGACCCTGAAACCAGTTGGGGAGAAGGCAACACCTCCTTTTTAGCCGGTTTACACATGGCTGAGTTATTGGCCGATATGCACCTTGATGGTGAAGCCATGGTGGCTTCCATTCTCTATCGAAGTGTGCGTGAGGCAAAAGTTGATGAGCAACTGGTCTTAGAGCAGTTTGGTGAAGGCGTTATTACCCTGATTAATGGCGTGCGCCGAATGGCTGCGATCACGGGCTTATCTAGCCATTCTCAAGACCAGGTCTTTGGCCGTGATAGAGATGAGCAGGCAGATAAGCTTAGAAAATTGTTAGTCGCTATTGTTGATGATGTTCGTATCGCTTTAATCAAGTTAGTTGAGCGAACCTGTGCCATGCGCTCGGTTAAGAATGCTGATGCTGAGCGCCGGAAAAAAGTTGCGCGAGAAGTCAGTGATATTTATGCGCCTTTAGCTCACCGCTTAGGTATTGGACAGATAAAGTGGGAGTTAGAAGACCTTGCTTTTCGTTACTTGCAGCCTTTTGATTATAAATACATCGCTAAACTGCTCGACGAAAAGCGCTTAGATCGCGAAGGCTATATCGAGCGTGTGGTCGAGCTTATAAGAAGTAAGTTGGCTGAAGACGGCATTGAAGCTGATGTCTCGGGTAGGCCAAAGCACATTTATAGCATTTGGCGAAAAATGAAGCGCAAGAATGTCAGCTTTGCTGAGATTTATGACATTCGCGCTGTTCGAGTGTTGGTGAATACGGAGCGTGATTGTTACGGTGCTCTAGGTATCGTGCATGCCTTATGGAGGCATATCCCTCATGAGATGGACGACTACATTGCCAACACTAAAGACAACGGATATCGCTCCTTGCACACGGCTGTACACGGCCCAGAAAACCGAGTTCTAGAGATTCAAATCCGCACCCATACTATGCACGATGAGGCGGAATACGGGGTTTGCTCTCATTGGCGCTATAAAAAGACCGACGACGAAGACAGTGAAGCAGGCTATGAGCAAAAGATAGCGTGGTTGCGCCAAGTTATTGAATGGCAAGAGAGCGATATTGGCGTTGCTTGGGAAGATCAGTTGCCCAAAGGCATTGAACAAGACCGAATTTATGTTTTTACTCCTGAGGGGCATGTGATTGATTTACCTCCCAGGGCGACGGCGGTCGACTTTGCATTTCGCATTCATACCGATGTGGGTTTACGCTGTCGTGGAGCCAAAGTAAATGGCCGTATAGTACCGCTTAATCACAGCTTAAATACGGCTGACCAAGTTGAAATCCTAACGGCAAATCGTGAAAACCCAAGCCGAGATTGGCTCAATAGCCATCTAGGTTATATCACCACATCAAAGGCTAGAAACCGTTTACAGCATTGGTTTAAGCAGCAAGACCGCGATCAGAATATTGCTGATGGCCGCTCCTTGTTAGATCATGAATTTAAGCGTTTAGCGCTAGAAAATTTTGATTTTGATGCGCTTGCTAAATCTCTCAACTTAAAAGGCTTAGATGATTTATACGCGGCTGTAGGCGTGGCTGATCTTGGTGTTGAGAAAGTGATTGATGCGGCGCATCGCATGCTCAATCGAGATAAGCAGCAAGAGCCTGTTGTCAGCATTGTTGGTAAGGCGAGTGACACTAACAGTGGTGCCGATATCTATATCGACGGTGTGGGTAATTTACTGTCTTATATTGCTCAGTGTTGTAAACCTGTGCCGGGAGAGCGTATTTCAGGTTATATCACCTTGGGCCGTGGTGTTTCTATTCATCGGCAAGACTGCTCAAATTTATTACGCCACTTACAAGAAGAGCCCGAAAGAGTCATTGCTGTGGATTGGGCTGAAGCGCCTAAAGAAACTTATTCGGCTCTTATTGAAATAGAGGCCTTTGACCGTCATGGTTTGTTGCGAGACATTACTACTTTACTCGATAGAGAACGCATTAATGTCAGTGCGATGCAGACTTTTTCAAATAAGAAAAAGCATACCGTGGATATGATTCTTACTATTGAGGTGAGTGATTTACAGGGCTTGTCTCGTATCTTGGCTAAAGTCAGCCAGCTACCCAATGTTTGGTCTGTACGGCGAAAGGATTAG
- a CDS encoding gluconate 5-dehydrogenase — protein MIDELFDLKGKVALVTGGTHGIGMACGMLLGKAGAKVVINDIFEDKLEASKEEYAKEGIDVYTLTFNVAKEEEVDAGISQIEKEVGPIDILVNNAGIIKRVPILDMPTEEFREVIDIDLVAPFIVAKRVAPSMIERRQGKIINMCSMMSVYGRQNVSAYASAKGGLKLLTQNMCCEWAKYGLQVNGIGPGYIATAQTAPIRVNGHPFNNLVMTRTPANRWGEPEDVGKAALFLASKAADFVNGQVLYVDGGIIANFGYVEGENTNVE, from the coding sequence ATGATTGACGAACTTTTTGACCTCAAGGGCAAAGTTGCCCTTGTGACTGGTGGTACTCACGGTATCGGTATGGCTTGCGGTATGCTTCTTGGTAAAGCTGGCGCTAAAGTTGTTATCAACGACATCTTTGAAGACAAACTTGAAGCCTCTAAAGAAGAGTACGCTAAAGAAGGCATCGACGTTTACACCCTAACGTTTAACGTTGCCAAAGAAGAAGAAGTGGATGCGGGCATCTCTCAAATCGAAAAAGAAGTTGGCCCAATTGATATCCTTGTAAACAATGCCGGTATCATCAAGCGCGTACCTATTTTAGATATGCCTACGGAAGAGTTCCGTGAAGTTATTGATATCGACTTGGTTGCACCTTTTATCGTTGCCAAGCGTGTTGCACCAAGCATGATCGAGCGCCGTCAGGGCAAGATCATCAATATGTGTTCAATGATGAGCGTTTACGGTCGTCAAAATGTAAGTGCTTACGCATCTGCTAAAGGTGGTCTAAAGCTTCTTACTCAAAACATGTGTTGTGAGTGGGCTAAATACGGCTTGCAAGTGAATGGTATTGGCCCTGGTTATATCGCGACTGCACAAACTGCACCTATCCGCGTAAACGGCCATCCGTTCAACAACCTTGTTATGACTCGTACTCCTGCTAACCGCTGGGGCGAGCCAGAAGATGTAGGTAAAGCGGCATTGTTCTTAGCCTCTAAAGCTGCAGACTTCGTTAACGGCCAAGTACTTTATGTCGATGGTGGCATCATTGCTAACTTCGGTTACGTTGAAGGTGAAAACACCAACGTTGAATAA